In one Grus americana isolate bGruAme1 chromosome 1, bGruAme1.mat, whole genome shotgun sequence genomic region, the following are encoded:
- the LOC129211916 gene encoding mitogen-activated protein kinase 11 has protein sequence MSERGGFYRQELNKTVWEVPQRYQNLTPVGSGAYGSVCSAYDTKTRQKVAVKKLSRPFQSLIHARRTYRELRLLKHMKHENVIGLLDVFTPATSIENFNEVYLVTNLMGADLNNIVKCQKLTDDHIQFLIYQLLRGLKYIHSAGIIHRDLKPSNLAVNEDCELRILDFGLARQTDDEMTGYVATRWYRAPEIMLNWMHYNQTVDIWSVGCIMAELLKGKALFPGNDYIDQLKRIMEVVGTPSSELLKKISSEHARKYIESLPHMPQQDLKAVFRGANPLAVDLLEKMLILDSDKRITASEALAHPYFVQYHDPDDEPEAELYDESIENKERTIDEWKELTYEEVISFKPPDLKMDSLEIEQ, from the exons ATGTCCGAGCGCGGCGGCTTCTACCGGCAGGAGCTGAACAAGACGGTGTGGGAGGTGCCCCAGCGCTACCAGAACCTCACCCCCGTCGGCTCCGGCGCCTACGGCTCCGTCTG tTCAGCTTATGATACCAAAACAAGACAGAAGGTGGCAGTAAAAAAGCTCTCAAGACCTTTTCAATCGCTTATTCATGCGAGGAGGACCTACCGAGAGCTTAGGTTGCTTAAGCACATGAAGCATGAGAAC GTTATAGGATTGCTAGATGTTTTTACACCTGCAACATCAATagaaaattttaatgaagt gtATCTTGTGACAAATTTAATGGGTGCTGACCTGAATAACATCGTGAAGTGCCAGAAGTTAACAGATGACCATATACAGTTTCTTATCTATCAGTTACTTCGAGGTCTTAAG TATATTCACTCAGCTGGAATCATCCACCGG GACCTGAAGCCCAGTAACCTAGCTGTAAATGAAGACTGTGAATTAAGG ATTTTAGACTTTGGTTTAGCTCGACAAACTGATGATGAAATGACTGGATATGTTGCAACAAGATGGTACAGAGCTCCAGAAATTATGTTAAACTGGATGCACTACAACCAAACAG TTGACATCTGGTCGGTTGGATGCATCATGGCAGAGCTATTGAAAGGGAAGGCCCTATTTCCAGGAAATGATT ATATCGATCAACTAAAGAGAATAATGGAAGTTGTGGGCACTCCCAGTTCTGAACTTCTGAAGAAGATATCATCAGAACAT GCAAGAAAATACATTGAATCTCTTCCACATATGCCACAACAAGATTTGAAAGCAGTATTTCGTGGTGCCAATCCATTAG CTGTAGATCTTCTTGAGAAGATGCTTATACTAGACAGCGATAAAAGAATTACTGCCTCAGAAGCACTTGCACATCCATACTTTGTACAGTATCACGATCCGGATGACGAACCTGAGGCTGAGCTGTATGACGAGTCAATAGAGAACAAGGAGCGAACCATAGACGAATGGAAAG